Proteins encoded within one genomic window of Methanothrix harundinacea 6Ac:
- a CDS encoding NADP(+)-dependent, decarboxylating phosphogluconate dehydrogenase, producing the protein MIQLSKPKDMKLGILGLGKMGGNLALLAKEKGIAVVGKSRSAKPHLERKGVKVVGAYDPIVDFLDQPRVIYISIPAGPTVDKVIEELVPLLDSGDVVIDGGNSFYLDSVRREEDLADNGIFFLDCGTSGGVDGARKGPCFMVGGNKDGFKVAEPILTSLAAEGACIYTGDPGSGHFTKLVQDGVEAAMLQAIGEGVSLLRESDFHLDMEKIFKGWARGATVRGWLVELMAKSLAEQRFSDVPTHVEDTGEVNWLVHDALEKEVPIPVIAQAAMELFRSRDKNCDACRSVALMRNSRGGYPLGKDDQLARERRASRTEKI; encoded by the coding sequence GTGATTCAGTTGAGCAAACCAAAGGATATGAAGCTGGGCATCCTCGGACTGGGAAAGATGGGCGGAAACCTCGCACTGCTGGCGAAGGAGAAGGGAATCGCCGTGGTGGGGAAGTCGAGGTCCGCAAAGCCTCATCTTGAGAGAAAGGGCGTCAAGGTGGTGGGCGCGTACGATCCCATCGTCGACTTCCTCGATCAGCCCCGGGTGATATACATATCCATCCCCGCGGGGCCGACGGTGGACAAGGTCATTGAAGAGCTAGTCCCCCTCCTGGACTCCGGGGACGTGGTGATCGACGGCGGAAACTCCTTCTACCTCGACTCCGTCCGGAGGGAGGAGGACCTCGCCGACAACGGCATATTCTTCCTCGACTGCGGGACGAGCGGCGGGGTGGACGGAGCCCGGAAGGGCCCCTGCTTCATGGTCGGCGGAAATAAGGACGGCTTCAAGGTCGCAGAGCCGATCCTGACGAGCCTGGCAGCCGAGGGAGCCTGCATCTACACCGGCGATCCCGGCTCCGGCCACTTCACCAAGCTCGTCCAGGACGGCGTGGAGGCGGCGATGCTCCAGGCGATCGGCGAGGGGGTCTCTCTCCTCCGGGAAAGCGACTTCCACCTCGACATGGAGAAGATCTTCAAGGGCTGGGCGAGGGGGGCGACCGTCCGGGGCTGGCTCGTGGAGCTGATGGCCAAGAGCCTCGCCGAGCAGAGGTTCAGCGACGTCCCGACCCACGTCGAGGATACCGGCGAGGTTAACTGGCTCGTCCACGACGCCCTAGAGAAGGAGGTCCCGATCCCCGTCATCGCACAGGCGGCGATGGAGCTCTTCCGCTCCCGGGACAAGAACTGCGACGCCTGCAGGTCGGTGGCGTTGATGAGAAACAGCCGCGGCGGCTACCCCCTCGGCAAAGACGATCAGCTCGCCCGGGAGAGGAGGGCGAGCAGGACGGAGAAGATCTGA